The following are from one region of the Thiocapsa rosea genome:
- the pbpC gene encoding penicillin-binding protein 1C has protein sequence MNGALIKTLVALGAVLLLLTGGRAGLDALIETSTPPSLAPGLVDGAALVHLADPIGDVDGLTRLADMRTATSTLMLDRDGRLLRAFTVADGRWRLPVDLDAVDPTYMAMLLAYEDRRFASHPGVDALALVRAGWQLLSQGRIGSGGSTLTMQLARLLGARSTRDAGGKLRQIRTALWLERRFDKGAILQTYLTLAPYGGNLEGVRSASLAWLGKEPRRLTPAEAALLVALPQSPETRRPDRHPEAARRARDRVLEHVRLAGVIDADEAAAARAEPVPRARMDAPMLAAHLTDRLRRAQPERAVHRLTLDAGLQGRLEQLANARAAALGPRVSMAILVADHGRGEILSSVGSAGLFETARQGHVDMTRAVRSPGSALKPLIYGLAFEDGRAHPESLIEDRPSAFGGYVPANFDLGFQGTVTVRRALQLSLNIPAVKLLDAVGPARLVARMRRAGAQPVLPDMTPPGLAVGLGGVGVSLTDLVGIYAAIARGGRPVILRDILDEKGVDPGSSGIAEDSGAPVLEARAAWYVASILAGAPAPTNSAPGVLAYKTGTSYGYRDAWAIGFDGRHVAGVWVGRPDGAPVPGLAGIDAAAPVLVEVFARLGQTTPLPPSPPGILSTTSAELPPPLRRVQDSRAASRGGTHAPQIAYPPEGARVELGLGRGRAADLVLRVRDGVPPFTWFVDGAPVVREPYARTARWTPDGPGYVAISVVDARGAAARVNVFLE, from the coding sequence GTGAACGGCGCACTGATCAAGACGCTTGTGGCCCTCGGTGCCGTTTTGCTTCTGTTGACGGGCGGCCGAGCGGGGTTGGACGCGCTGATCGAGACCTCGACGCCGCCGAGCCTGGCGCCGGGGCTGGTGGACGGCGCTGCGCTTGTCCACCTTGCCGATCCGATCGGCGATGTGGACGGGTTGACGCGCCTCGCGGACATGCGGACGGCGACCTCGACCCTGATGCTGGATCGCGACGGGCGTCTGCTGCGCGCCTTCACGGTCGCCGACGGACGCTGGCGTCTGCCGGTCGACCTGGATGCGGTCGATCCGACCTATATGGCGATGCTCTTGGCCTACGAGGATCGCCGGTTCGCGTCGCACCCGGGTGTCGATGCACTCGCCCTCGTGCGCGCCGGCTGGCAGCTCCTGAGCCAGGGACGTATCGGTTCCGGCGGATCGACGCTGACCATGCAACTGGCTCGGCTTTTGGGTGCGCGCTCGACACGGGATGCAGGCGGCAAGCTCCGGCAGATTCGCACCGCACTCTGGCTGGAGCGACGCTTCGACAAAGGCGCCATCCTGCAGACCTATCTGACACTCGCCCCCTACGGCGGCAACCTCGAAGGTGTGCGTTCGGCCTCGCTCGCGTGGCTCGGCAAGGAGCCGCGACGCCTGACACCGGCCGAGGCCGCGTTGCTCGTCGCATTGCCCCAGTCGCCCGAGACGCGCCGGCCGGATCGGCACCCCGAGGCCGCCCGTCGGGCGCGCGATCGGGTGCTCGAGCATGTGCGCCTTGCCGGCGTCATCGACGCGGACGAGGCGGCCGCGGCCCGCGCCGAGCCCGTCCCGAGGGCACGCATGGATGCCCCGATGCTGGCGGCGCATCTCACCGATCGACTCAGACGCGCGCAGCCCGAGCGCGCGGTCCATCGCCTGACGCTGGATGCGGGTCTGCAGGGACGCCTCGAGCAGCTCGCGAACGCGCGTGCCGCCGCACTCGGTCCGAGGGTCTCGATGGCGATCCTGGTCGCCGATCACGGGCGCGGCGAGATCCTGTCCAGCGTGGGTTCGGCCGGCCTTTTCGAGACCGCTCGGCAAGGTCATGTCGACATGACCCGCGCGGTCCGATCGCCGGGCTCGGCGCTCAAGCCGCTCATCTACGGGCTGGCCTTCGAGGACGGTCGCGCCCATCCGGAGAGCCTGATCGAGGATCGCCCGAGCGCCTTCGGCGGCTATGTCCCGGCCAATTTCGACCTGGGTTTTCAGGGGACGGTCACGGTGCGTCGGGCGCTGCAGCTCTCGCTCAACATCCCGGCGGTGAAGCTGCTGGACGCGGTCGGACCGGCGCGGCTGGTCGCTCGGATGCGCCGCGCCGGTGCACAGCCGGTGCTTCCCGATATGACGCCGCCCGGGCTCGCCGTCGGCCTAGGCGGGGTCGGTGTGTCCTTGACCGACCTCGTCGGCATCTATGCCGCCATCGCGCGCGGCGGGCGCCCGGTGATCTTGCGGGACATCCTCGACGAGAAGGGCGTGGACCCCGGATCGTCTGGCATCGCCGAAGATTCCGGGGCGCCCGTGCTCGAGGCGCGTGCGGCCTGGTATGTCGCCTCGATCCTTGCCGGTGCCCCGGCACCGACCAACAGCGCGCCAGGTGTGCTCGCCTACAAGACCGGGACATCCTACGGCTATCGCGATGCCTGGGCGATCGGGTTCGACGGGCGCCATGTGGCAGGCGTTTGGGTCGGTCGTCCCGATGGCGCTCCCGTGCCGGGACTCGCCGGCATCGATGCCGCGGCGCCCGTGCTGGTCGAGGTCTTCGCGCGTCTCGGTCAGACGACCCCGCTCCCGCCGTCACCACCGGGGATCCTGAGCACGACCTCGGCGGAGCTGCCTCCGCCGTTACGTCGCGTTCAGGATTCGCGTGCCGCCTCGCGCGGCGGCACCCACGCCCCGCAGATCGCCTATCCGCCCGAGGGCGCACGCGTCGAGCTGGGTCTCGGGCGAGGTCGGGCCGCCGATCTGGTCCTGCGGGTTCGCGACGGTGTCCCGCCCTTCACCTGGTTTGTCGACGGTGCGCCGGTCGTGCGCGAACCCTATGCCCGAACCGCCCGTTGGACACCCGACGGCCCCGGATATGTCGCCATCTCGGTCGTCGATGCCCGCGGCGCAGCAGCCCGAGTCAATGTCTTTCTTGAATGA
- a CDS encoding methyltransferase regulatory domain-containing protein, with protein sequence MTTLDSYDQIPYESFAIPETHPDFLATLGRLLGLTTADPERCRVLELGAASGGNLIPMAFHLPWSEFVGVELSAEQARRGQAMIAELGLTNLRLLHQDILDVDETQAPFDFILVHGVYSWVPDAVKEHILHLCGRLLSERGIAYVSYNVLPGWRQRGMLRDMLLFHCRGATAPGERLSRAHDLLDRLARGVSAKHPDGQPRPEAETLRREVEYLRTARPSYLYHEYLEETNSPELFSDVMARARRHGLAFLAESKLHTMFASTLGAAAEAALDGLGDQVVQEQYMDFLRLRAFRQTLFVRADAQPCLEIDLERLYDFSIHADLTPLQRVHLNRVKRQDYATADGGRLQVEHPLTKAVLEGLALVYPNAMPLGPLMDAASTEVAGAGGRRYANDRDACLGELFNLYISQGIGLTRRTARWPHQVGAWPRATPLARAQAASGEGHVASVRHRSLGLDALSARLLMLLDGTRDLNALLTDLAAEIRTGPDLAAALGSAGEGEGEGEGRSEQIAPASLERLLGIFARAGLLVADAQPRGSEPVAQGGNDATDG encoded by the coding sequence ATGACGACGCTCGACAGCTACGATCAAATCCCCTACGAGAGCTTTGCGATCCCGGAGACACATCCGGACTTTCTCGCGACGCTCGGCCGGCTGCTCGGTCTGACCACGGCGGATCCGGAGCGCTGCCGGGTGTTGGAGCTGGGCGCGGCGAGCGGCGGGAATCTGATTCCCATGGCCTTTCATCTGCCGTGGAGCGAATTCGTCGGGGTCGAGCTCTCCGCCGAGCAGGCTCGGCGCGGTCAGGCCATGATCGCCGAGCTGGGTTTGACCAATCTGCGCCTGCTCCATCAGGACATCCTCGATGTCGACGAGACGCAGGCCCCGTTCGACTTTATCCTGGTCCACGGTGTCTATTCCTGGGTCCCGGACGCGGTGAAGGAGCACATCCTGCACCTCTGCGGTCGGCTCCTGAGCGAGCGCGGGATCGCCTATGTCAGCTACAACGTCCTGCCGGGCTGGCGTCAGCGCGGTATGTTGCGCGACATGCTTCTGTTCCACTGCCGCGGCGCGACGGCGCCCGGCGAGCGTTTGAGCCGCGCGCACGATCTGCTCGATCGGCTCGCCCGAGGGGTTTCGGCCAAGCATCCGGACGGTCAGCCGCGACCCGAGGCCGAGACGCTGCGACGCGAGGTCGAGTATCTGCGCACCGCCCGCCCGAGCTATCTCTATCACGAGTATCTGGAGGAGACGAACAGCCCCGAGCTGTTCAGTGATGTCATGGCACGGGCGCGCCGTCACGGGCTCGCCTTCCTTGCCGAGTCCAAGCTGCACACCATGTTCGCCTCCACACTCGGGGCGGCGGCCGAGGCCGCGCTCGACGGGCTCGGCGATCAGGTCGTGCAGGAGCAGTACATGGACTTCCTGCGCCTGCGGGCCTTCCGACAGACCCTCTTCGTGCGCGCAGACGCGCAGCCCTGTCTGGAGATCGATCTGGAGCGACTCTACGACTTTTCGATCCATGCCGATCTGACCCCCTTGCAACGGGTCCATCTGAACCGCGTGAAGCGCCAGGACTACGCCACGGCGGACGGCGGTCGTCTGCAGGTGGAGCATCCCCTCACCAAGGCCGTTCTGGAAGGTCTCGCGCTGGTCTATCCGAATGCGATGCCGTTGGGACCTCTCATGGACGCGGCCTCAACAGAGGTCGCCGGGGCCGGCGGTCGGCGCTACGCGAACGACCGGGACGCCTGCTTGGGCGAGCTCTTCAACCTCTATATCTCGCAGGGGATCGGTCTGACCCGGCGCACCGCCCGTTGGCCGCACCAGGTCGGCGCATGGCCTCGGGCCACGCCCTTGGCACGCGCGCAGGCGGCCTCCGGTGAGGGGCATGTCGCGAGCGTGCGCCACCGCAGTCTCGGGCTTGATGCTTTGTCCGCCCGACTGCTTATGCTGCTCGACGGCACGCGTGATCTGAACGCCTTGTTGACGGACCTCGCAGCCGAGATTCGGACTGGCCCGGACTTGGCCGCGGCGTTGGGGTCGGCGGGCGAGGGCGAGGGCGAGGGCGAGGGCCGTTCGGAGCAGATTGCACCGGCCAGTCTCGAGCGTCTGCTCGGCATCTTTGCGCGCGCCGGGCTGCTTGTTGCGGACGCGCAGCCGCGCGGGTCCGAGCCCGTGGCGCAAGGCGGAAACGACGCGACGGACGGCTGA
- a CDS encoding DUF4407 domain-containing protein, translated as MDTLRLRPYGDSLATPAVAVWLGFAWTIILLMATIEGIVWGFVGASIVPQAAAWLRPVAGLFMFVLMFAVIWIVDASLIMSERPTRARGAPGGGLRDARLAERGAGTRWFFGLLVRVLIVAVSLYVTAPFLAKLIRADDIESYHQRLVEHYYAGRDAEFQAQVAVRAQEIEARYGGLIAPLEEEVERLNRSLDAERQRRDQIAAEYGPEVTVLRTELAAAQERLGDEIHGRGDRPEGYGPEARRWEARANTLVAALADKQAEIDRRIAEVAQTIADQEERLRARTDELQRIRLEQQERMDRIRAEVAAAQPEELPPRLTFAARSKALQALRMSPDEAGVPHFETVDGFAQAALAILFFSLIALKLFEPAAVRAYYNEALQFQYRKYLDGALAGIPGFACPEDVAQRLSPVEFARLWEGYERDPEGHFAEQQARLAAAEPMRTRLADESFAETLIERRRENLDRELDLVSRRREIEVAAYENEQRLRAGELRAQLADETRAKHHHRREELEHELQQARESWALQKAHDEEDLRERMAAFERSVELAREDRRLREKEMEIRRTQREEELRQADVQRLHRHRVEIAELEARRRREERLERLAGMRDELSRLRELETRDTAEAAALREAGYRLKDAIETLSGKIASSERELASAGARMTELKRIADGRDADLGEGARSSVGGFWSRSGRPEDGKSAREAKREMKALEKWLREEGERLVALRDERRALEVRRITHEDQLRAIEERLSGVRSRILFHEDAIGTLLASERATTDDAEV; from the coding sequence TTGGATACACTGCGGCTGCGTCCTTACGGCGACAGCCTTGCCACGCCGGCCGTTGCGGTCTGGCTCGGTTTCGCTTGGACCATCATCCTCCTGATGGCCACCATCGAGGGCATCGTCTGGGGTTTCGTCGGTGCCTCGATCGTCCCGCAGGCTGCGGCCTGGCTCCGGCCGGTCGCCGGTCTCTTCATGTTCGTGCTCATGTTCGCGGTCATCTGGATCGTCGACGCCTCCCTGATCATGTCCGAGCGCCCGACCCGTGCCCGAGGTGCGCCAGGGGGCGGCCTTCGGGACGCTCGGCTTGCGGAACGCGGCGCGGGTACACGCTGGTTCTTCGGTCTGCTGGTGCGGGTCCTGATCGTGGCGGTTTCGCTCTATGTGACCGCGCCTTTTCTGGCTAAGCTGATCCGCGCCGACGACATCGAGAGTTACCACCAGCGTCTGGTCGAACACTACTACGCCGGGCGCGATGCGGAATTCCAGGCGCAGGTCGCCGTGCGTGCCCAAGAGATCGAGGCGCGCTACGGGGGTCTCATCGCCCCCTTGGAGGAGGAGGTCGAGCGTCTGAATCGATCGCTCGACGCCGAGCGGCAACGTCGGGATCAAATCGCGGCCGAATACGGACCGGAGGTCACGGTGCTGCGCACCGAGCTGGCCGCTGCACAGGAGCGCCTCGGCGACGAAATCCACGGACGCGGCGACCGTCCCGAGGGCTATGGGCCGGAGGCGCGCAGATGGGAGGCCCGGGCCAATACGCTCGTCGCCGCGCTGGCCGACAAACAGGCCGAGATCGATCGGCGCATCGCCGAGGTTGCGCAGACGATCGCGGATCAGGAGGAGCGCCTGCGCGCGCGCACCGACGAACTCCAACGCATCCGCCTGGAGCAGCAGGAGCGCATGGACCGTATCCGTGCCGAGGTGGCCGCTGCGCAGCCCGAGGAGCTGCCGCCGCGGTTGACCTTTGCTGCACGCTCCAAGGCCTTGCAGGCGCTGCGGATGAGTCCGGACGAGGCGGGCGTGCCGCATTTCGAGACGGTCGACGGCTTTGCGCAGGCGGCGCTGGCGATCCTCTTCTTCTCGCTGATCGCCCTGAAGTTGTTCGAGCCGGCCGCGGTGCGGGCCTACTACAACGAAGCCTTGCAGTTCCAGTACCGCAAATATCTCGACGGTGCATTGGCCGGGATCCCCGGTTTCGCCTGCCCGGAGGATGTCGCACAGCGCCTGAGTCCGGTGGAGTTCGCGCGCCTGTGGGAAGGCTACGAGCGCGATCCGGAGGGTCATTTCGCCGAGCAGCAGGCCCGGCTGGCGGCCGCCGAGCCGATGCGGACGCGTTTGGCGGACGAGTCGTTCGCCGAGACCCTGATCGAGCGTCGTCGCGAGAACCTCGATCGGGAGCTGGATCTGGTCAGCCGCCGCCGCGAGATCGAGGTCGCGGCCTACGAGAACGAGCAGCGTTTGCGCGCCGGCGAGCTGCGGGCTCAGTTGGCCGACGAGACGCGCGCCAAGCATCATCATCGACGCGAGGAGCTCGAGCACGAGCTGCAGCAGGCGCGCGAGTCCTGGGCGTTGCAGAAGGCCCACGACGAGGAGGATCTACGCGAGCGCATGGCCGCCTTCGAGCGCTCCGTCGAGCTGGCGCGCGAGGACCGGCGTTTGCGCGAGAAGGAGATGGAGATCCGCCGTACCCAGCGCGAGGAGGAGCTGCGTCAGGCCGATGTGCAGCGCCTGCACCGTCATCGGGTCGAGATCGCCGAACTGGAGGCCCGGCGGCGTCGCGAGGAGCGTCTGGAGCGTCTCGCCGGGATGCGCGACGAGCTGAGCCGTCTGCGTGAGCTGGAGACGCGCGACACGGCCGAGGCCGCAGCACTGCGCGAGGCCGGCTATCGTTTGAAGGACGCGATCGAGACATTGAGCGGGAAGATTGCGTCGAGCGAGCGTGAGCTGGCATCGGCCGGCGCACGGATGACCGAGCTGAAGCGGATCGCGGACGGCCGGGACGCGGATCTCGGTGAGGGCGCACGGTCCTCCGTCGGCGGCTTCTGGTCGCGCTCGGGGCGGCCCGAGGACGGCAAGAGTGCTCGCGAGGCGAAGCGGGAGATGAAGGCGCTCGAGAAGTGGCTCCGCGAGGAGGGAGAGCGCCTCGTCGCCTTGCGCGACGAGCGACGCGCCTTGGAGGTGCGCCGGATCACGCACGAGGATCAACTGCGCGCCATCGAGGAGCGGCTCTCCGGCGTCCGCTCACGCATCCTCTTCCACGAAGATGCGATCGGTACTCTGTTGGCTTCGGAGCGAGCGACGACCGACGACGCCGAGGTCTAA
- the dmeF gene encoding CDF family Co(II)/Ni(II) efflux transporter DmeF — MHTHDISDWGHSHDFATADQGDAERRTRWVVGLTLAAMCVELVAGWITGSMALLADGWHMGSHAAALGIAAYAYAFARQRGSDRRFTFGTGKVSSLAGYTSALLLAAGALWMLFESLSRLVDPVEIRYEEAMIVAAFGLAVNLLSAWLLGHSGHGHHHHGHDDDHDRHHAHDDHAHEHHRHGHHRGLADIQDHNLKAAYLHVIADALTSVLALVALAMGLLYGWAFMDPLMGIVGAVLIGRWAWGLARESAQVLLDAGDNGAIEQEICRRIESDADNQVADLHVWRIAPAGRACILSLVTHNPHPVEHYRSLLSGMDDLLHITVEVNQCRQPTCRAAIKEYAANRPDPPDAQVPAASAWGAALRSPPHPD, encoded by the coding sequence ATGCACACACACGACATCAGCGACTGGGGTCACAGCCACGACTTCGCCACCGCCGACCAAGGGGATGCAGAGCGTCGGACGCGCTGGGTCGTCGGTCTTACCCTCGCAGCCATGTGCGTGGAATTGGTCGCCGGCTGGATCACCGGCTCGATGGCCCTGCTGGCGGACGGCTGGCACATGGGCAGTCACGCCGCAGCACTCGGGATTGCCGCCTATGCCTATGCCTTCGCGCGGCAGCGCGGGTCGGATCGGCGATTCACCTTCGGAACCGGCAAGGTGTCCTCGCTCGCGGGCTATACGAGTGCACTCCTGCTGGCCGCGGGCGCCCTCTGGATGTTGTTCGAATCATTGAGCCGCCTCGTCGATCCGGTCGAGATCCGCTACGAGGAGGCGATGATCGTCGCGGCCTTCGGTCTGGCCGTGAACCTGCTCAGCGCCTGGTTGCTGGGTCACTCCGGACACGGGCACCATCATCATGGGCATGATGATGATCACGATCGCCATCATGCACACGACGACCATGCACACGAGCATCATCGGCACGGCCATCATCGCGGGCTTGCCGACATCCAGGATCACAACCTCAAGGCGGCCTATCTGCATGTGATCGCCGACGCCCTGACCTCCGTCCTGGCGCTGGTCGCATTGGCGATGGGCCTGCTCTATGGCTGGGCCTTTATGGACCCGCTGATGGGCATCGTCGGCGCCGTCTTGATCGGCCGATGGGCGTGGGGACTCGCGCGCGAGAGCGCACAGGTCCTGTTGGACGCAGGCGACAACGGCGCAATCGAGCAGGAGATATGCCGACGTATCGAGTCCGACGCAGACAACCAGGTCGCGGATCTGCACGTCTGGAGGATCGCACCCGCCGGACGCGCCTGCATCCTGTCGCTCGTCACCCACAATCCGCACCCGGTGGAGCACTACCGCAGCCTACTCTCCGGCATGGACGACCTGCTCCACATCACAGTCGAGGTCAATCAGTGCAGACAACCAACATGCCGAGCAGCAATCAAGGAATACGCAGCAAACCGTCCCGATCCTCCGGACGCTCAGGTGCCGGCGGCTTCGGCTTGGGGAGCTGCCTTAAGGTCACCGCCACATCCCGACTGA
- a CDS encoding PqiC family protein, which yields MKVRAFGLAVAVAVLVTTGCATSPPSSFYTLTPMRALPDSGGPPSTALGVGLGPVNFPQFLDRPQIVTRDAGNRLAIDEFHRWGGTIQDDFLRVWIENMSALLGTSSVFGFPNEVRYPLDFRVTADVLAFEGTSDGYAVLRVRWIVLEHRTDQVLRVEDTRYRRPLAEPKDEGALIAAMSETLGDFSRDVAVTLRQLPKPKPPAPERPEDRDGLLRIP from the coding sequence ATGAAGGTGAGAGCATTCGGGTTGGCCGTCGCGGTCGCCGTCCTGGTCACAACGGGCTGTGCGACCTCGCCGCCGTCGAGCTTCTATACCCTGACGCCGATGCGTGCGCTGCCCGACTCGGGTGGTCCGCCGAGCACGGCGTTGGGCGTCGGGCTTGGTCCGGTCAACTTTCCGCAGTTTCTCGATCGACCTCAGATCGTGACGCGCGATGCCGGCAATCGCTTGGCCATCGACGAGTTCCATCGCTGGGGCGGGACCATCCAGGACGATTTTCTGCGGGTCTGGATTGAGAACATGTCCGCCTTGTTGGGTACGAGCAGCGTCTTCGGCTTTCCCAACGAGGTCCGCTATCCATTGGACTTCCGGGTGACGGCCGACGTGCTTGCCTTCGAGGGGACCTCAGATGGATACGCCGTGCTGCGGGTGCGTTGGATCGTGCTCGAGCACCGTACAGATCAGGTCCTGCGCGTGGAGGACACGCGCTACCGTCGTCCGCTGGCCGAGCCGAAGGACGAGGGCGCACTCATTGCTGCGATGAGCGAGACCTTGGGGGATTTCAGTCGGGATGTGGCGGTGACCTTAAGGCAGCTCCCCAAGCCGAAGCCGCCGGCACCTGAGCGTCCGGAGGATCGGGACGGTTTGCTGCGTATTCCTTGA
- a CDS encoding intermembrane transport protein PqiB translates to MSEIENAGSGPPLPDPLEGAHAAVVKRRSGVSLVWLIPIVALLIGGWLAAKTYAERGPTVKIEFRTASGLAAGKTKVKFKDVDIGQVTSIDVSADLKSVIVTAELKHGSEQFLTEKTRFWVERPRVTASGISGLETLLSGSFIAIDPVRGGKEVFQFKGLEEPPLFTTSEAGTRFALRSQTLGSLNVGAPVYYRKIQVGQVAGFSLDDDGEAVSIDVFIFAPHDRLVSTSTRFWNASGIDFSLSAAGVTVDTESLMSVLIGGLAFDTPDTIDAPGEPPSADHVFPLYPSRDNAHEKIYLHKERYLLFFEGSVRGLSVGAPVMLRGITIGKVLDIQLQLSVDDLQFHIPVLIEVEPERVAVRGDRRALDETGMIRQLVAKGLRAQLKTGSLITGQLYVELDFYPDAAPEVLAKEGDYDVLPTIPGSLEALTNKVTEILDRLHAFPFDRIGKDLTDTLAGASEIVNSAALKQGIVELEESLAQIRALAEQLNTGIAPELAETLRQTTATLRGVRQMIEEGSPISVELRRSLNEVSGAARSLRVLTDYLERHPEALLRGKGGGR, encoded by the coding sequence ATGTCGGAGATCGAGAACGCCGGTTCGGGGCCTCCCTTACCGGATCCCCTTGAGGGCGCGCACGCGGCGGTCGTCAAGCGCCGCAGCGGTGTTTCGCTCGTCTGGTTGATCCCGATCGTGGCCCTGTTGATCGGCGGTTGGCTCGCCGCCAAGACCTATGCCGAGCGCGGGCCGACGGTCAAGATCGAGTTCAGGACGGCGTCGGGGCTCGCCGCCGGGAAGACCAAGGTCAAGTTCAAGGATGTCGACATCGGCCAGGTCACCTCGATCGACGTGAGTGCGGATCTGAAGAGCGTCATTGTCACCGCCGAGCTCAAGCACGGATCGGAGCAGTTTCTGACCGAGAAGACGCGTTTCTGGGTCGAGCGCCCGCGGGTGACCGCCAGCGGTATCTCGGGTCTGGAGACCCTGCTGTCGGGCTCCTTTATCGCGATCGATCCGGTGCGCGGCGGAAAAGAGGTTTTTCAGTTCAAAGGTCTCGAAGAGCCGCCGCTGTTTACGACCTCGGAGGCGGGGACGCGATTCGCGTTGCGCTCGCAGACCTTGGGGTCGTTGAACGTCGGTGCCCCGGTCTATTACCGCAAGATTCAGGTCGGCCAGGTTGCGGGCTTCTCGCTGGACGACGACGGGGAGGCGGTCAGCATCGACGTCTTTATCTTCGCGCCGCATGATCGGTTGGTGTCCACGAGCACCCGGTTCTGGAACGCCAGCGGGATCGATTTTTCGTTGAGCGCCGCCGGTGTGACGGTGGATACCGAGTCGTTGATGTCGGTCTTGATCGGCGGCTTGGCCTTCGATACGCCGGACACCATCGATGCGCCGGGCGAGCCTCCGAGCGCGGATCATGTGTTTCCTCTGTATCCGAGCCGCGACAACGCCCACGAGAAGATTTACCTGCACAAAGAGCGCTATCTCCTTTTCTTCGAGGGCTCGGTGCGCGGCTTGAGCGTCGGCGCACCCGTCATGCTGCGCGGGATCACCATCGGAAAGGTCCTCGATATCCAGCTTCAGCTCAGTGTCGATGACCTGCAGTTTCACATCCCGGTTCTCATCGAGGTCGAGCCCGAGCGTGTGGCGGTTCGCGGTGACCGCCGGGCGCTCGACGAGACGGGCATGATCAGGCAATTGGTCGCCAAGGGTCTGCGGGCTCAGCTCAAGACCGGCAGCCTGATTACGGGTCAGCTCTATGTCGAGCTTGATTTCTACCCGGACGCGGCACCCGAGGTGCTCGCGAAAGAGGGTGACTACGATGTCCTACCGACGATCCCCGGCTCGCTCGAGGCCCTGACCAACAAGGTCACGGAGATCCTCGATCGTCTCCATGCCTTTCCGTTCGATCGGATCGGCAAGGATCTGACCGACACGCTCGCCGGGGCGAGCGAGATCGTGAACTCCGCGGCGCTGAAACAGGGTATCGTGGAGCTAGAAGAGTCGCTGGCCCAGATCCGTGCGCTGGCCGAGCAGCTCAATACGGGCATCGCGCCCGAGCTGGCCGAGACCCTGCGTCAGACCACCGCGACCTTGCGGGGTGTGCGTCAAATGATCGAGGAGGGCTCGCCCATTTCCGTGGAGCTGCGTCGTTCGCTCAACGAGGTCTCGGGTGCGGCGCGATCGCTGCGCGTGCTGACGGACTATCTCGAGCGTCACCCGGAAGCCCTGTTGAGGGGCAAAGGAGGAGGTCGATGA
- a CDS encoding paraquat-inducible protein A translates to MAHDSLTACLECGLLQRIPEVPPGGSAQCVRCGGTMHRNRPDSLNRTLALTIAGLVLFIVANSFPFLSFEMQGRGTQTTLITGVVDLYQAGDWPIAAVVLFTSILAPGLQLALLLIVLVPLTLNRMPTWLPTLFRWIRTLVPWGMMDVFMVGILVAVVKLADMASIVPGASLFALVALIFVLAAAQAALDPDLVWSRVRINGARTRPLRHGEDHVSCDVCELVVRPSEAMRDGEQLRCPRCTDVLHRRKPQSLQRTWALLIAAIVCYIPANVLPIMSVTSLGRSQSDTIFSGVSFMLDHGMWPLALVIFIASIFVPLLKLLILIFLLVSVQLRSAWRPRERTRLYRVVETIGRWSMVDVYVVTILVALVRLGNLASVQAELGAIFFCAVVVLTMLAAMSFDPRLIWDALEPGHVGDRERRFGASLTGSP, encoded by the coding sequence ATGGCCCACGATTCGCTTACCGCCTGTCTGGAATGCGGTCTGCTCCAGCGCATCCCGGAGGTGCCGCCGGGCGGATCGGCGCAGTGCGTGCGCTGCGGCGGCACGATGCACCGCAATCGACCGGATAGCCTCAACCGAACTCTGGCACTCACGATCGCCGGACTCGTCCTCTTCATCGTCGCCAACAGCTTCCCCTTTCTGTCGTTCGAGATGCAGGGCAGGGGGACCCAGACGACATTGATCACGGGCGTGGTCGATCTTTATCAAGCGGGCGATTGGCCGATTGCCGCGGTGGTGCTCTTTACCAGCATCCTTGCGCCCGGCCTGCAGTTGGCACTCTTGCTGATTGTCCTGGTCCCGCTGACCTTGAACCGGATGCCGACCTGGTTGCCGACGCTTTTTCGATGGATTCGGACCCTGGTGCCTTGGGGAATGATGGACGTTTTCATGGTCGGAATCCTGGTGGCGGTGGTGAAGCTCGCCGACATGGCGTCGATCGTGCCGGGGGCCTCGCTCTTCGCACTCGTCGCGCTCATCTTTGTCCTGGCGGCGGCGCAGGCGGCCCTGGATCCGGATCTCGTGTGGTCGCGCGTGCGCATCAACGGTGCTCGCACACGCCCGCTGCGCCATGGCGAGGATCATGTCTCCTGCGACGTCTGCGAGCTGGTGGTTCGTCCCTCCGAGGCCATGCGCGACGGCGAGCAGCTGCGCTGTCCGCGTTGCACCGACGTCCTGCACCGGCGCAAACCTCAAAGTCTGCAACGGACGTGGGCGCTTTTGATTGCGGCGATCGTGTGCTACATCCCGGCCAATGTCTTGCCGATCATGTCGGTGACGTCGCTCGGACGCAGCCAATCGGATACCATCTTTTCCGGCGTGTCGTTCATGCTGGATCACGGGATGTGGCCTCTGGCCCTTGTGATCTTTATTGCAAGCATCTTCGTTCCGCTCCTGAAGCTGTTGATCTTGATCTTCCTTCTCGTGTCGGTTCAACTGCGCTCCGCGTGGCGGCCGCGTGAGCGGACCCGCCTCTATCGTGTCGTCGAGACGATCGGACGCTGGTCCATGGTGGATGTCTATGTGGTCACCATCCTGGTTGCCTTGGTGCGGCTCGGGAATCTTGCGAGCGTCCAAGCGGAGCTTGGTGCCATCTTTTTCTGCGCAGTCGTGGTCTTGACCATGCTCGCAGCTATGTCGTTCGATCCCAGGTTGATCTGGGATGCACTGGAGCCGGGACATGTCGGAGATCGAGAACGCCGGTTCGGGGCCTCCCTTACCGGATCCCCTTGA